The Lysinibacillus irui sequence ATAATTTATGATTTAAGTGTACTTGAAGGTTCGTGTTATATAGAGATTTTACCTGATATATACATAGGCGAATGCTGGAATACTTCTTCTATTTTCTTTACCGAAGACAACTTTGGCTACATATTGCCTGCAATTGAGAAGTGCTACAAGAAGTTTGATTACTTTGCTTTCAATGAAATAGAGATTGAGATTTGGGGCCAAATTAATAAGGAACTGGATAAAATGAAACAGGTCCTACAAAGTAATCCCACCCCTCAATCATTAAAAGATACAATCGGCTTTCTATATGTCTATTCTGAGAAAGAGTTTAGAGATAACTATGATATCAATATCAAACAACTTATCTCGATGATGACAGAATTTCAAACGTGGATCGAGGAAAAAAGTTCAACAACGAAGTTCATTTCTGTATTAGGGATATGATAGATTTCAAGTGCTTTTTAGCCAAAAAGCATGTTTTTGTACATTCACACAAAACCTTGCTATAATAGCTTTGCGAATACATAGGAAAGAGGGTAAAAGCATGAACGCTTATGATGAATATATGAAGCAGGTAGTAAAGCCGATGCGTGAGGAGCTTGTGGAGTCTGGATTTACGGAGCTAACGACTGCTGATGCGGTGAATGAATTTATGGCAGAGACGAAGGGGACTTCGTTAGTGGTGATTAACTCAGTATGCGGTTGTGCAGCAGGACTTGCTCGTCCGGCAGCGCGTGAGGCCATTGCAGCGGTGAAGCCAGACAATTTAGTGACGGTGTTTGCAGGGCAAGACCCAGAAGCAACTGCGGCAATGCGTGCTTATTTTGAAGATGTGCCACCAAGCTCACCTTCTATGGCGATTTTAAAGGATGGGCAATTGGCTTACTTTATTCCACGTGAACAAATTGAAGGCTTCCCTGTGGAGCAAATTGTTTCTCATTTAACTGGCGTGTTAGAGCAAACATGCGAGAACTAAAAACGATAGTGACGACAGCGGGCAGACCAGACGAGGTATCGATGGCGCTCGCTGCTTTTGCATGTCAAGAATTAGGCGCTACATTTGAGCCAAGAAAGAAGCGATCTATTCACAAGATGTCACAGGCATTGCAGGCCCATGTGATGGTGGCGGGGAAAAATCGTTATGACTATTATGCCTATGGGGCACAGGAGCCATTTTTCTTTCATCCCAATTCTGCGGCCTTTCGTTTAAAGCGCGTTGCACGTGGTGAGACAGAGCCTTTTTTGGAAGCGGCACAGCTCCAACAGGGTGATTCGGTGTTGGATTGTACGCTAGGGCTAGCGGCGGATGCCATGCTAGCAGCTTATACAGTGGGGGAAGCAGGTCGTGTAGTGGGACTAGAGGCGAATCCAAATGTAGCGTTTATTGTTAGACAAGGGATGCAAGCCTATGATACGGCTGAGTTACCATTAACTGCCTGCATGCGACAAATTGAGGTCATTCAGTCAGAGGCTATTCATTATTTAAAAACCTTACCAGACAATGCGTTTGACGTAGTCTATATGGACCCGATGTTTGAAGAGGTTATTGAAGAGGCTAATAATTTCCAAGCACTACGGCAAGCAGGAGAACATGTCACATTAACAGATGAATGGGTCCATGAAGCCAAGCGTGTGGCGAAAAAGCGTGTCGTGTTAAAGGCGCATTTTCGTTCGGAATGGTTTGCGATCTATGGTTTTCAGCAATATGAACGGATCACCGCTAAATTTCATTATGGTGTTTTAAACGTATAGAGGCTTGTTGTTGAGACAGGCCTCTATTTATTATATCGTTAGAGAAAAGAGGCTGGAATAATATGGCTAAAAATGAAATAAGAACCCCATTTGAATTAGATTTGCTGGCAAAAGCACAGGCTTTGAAAGGCACGAAACCTCCAAGTCCCTGGATACATGAAACCATCGTCCTAGCGAATGGTGTCCTGGCTTGTGGGTGGGATCCTGATGAAAACATCGTACTCATTAGTGGATCAGGCTATAGTGTCACAGAGCCTATAACAGGTCGTCGCCTTACTAGAGAACGAGATGCAGATCGTACAGACGACAGCATAAGTGATGACCGTTTAACGTTTCAGCTGCCAATATCTAAGCAACCGATTCCTATTTTTGGCTTTGAAGCAGGAGATGGGATCCATATGACAACAGATGGCTGGCATGTGGAGGTCATTTATCCTTGGTGGCCACGTGCTACGGTAGTGCTTGATCATCTTTATACGACACATTATGAATATTTAAAAAATGCAACAGCTATTGATGTACAGCGATTGGATGGTGTAATTAAATGTGGCTTCTCTCCATCCGGCAAACATTTACTAATCATGGGCTCAGGCGGTGCCTTGATTTATTCAAGAAAGGAATGAGACCATGAATTATGAAAACGAAGGCTATGTATCCATTTGGGCAGGTAATTTTACTAATGAAGAACAGCTAGCTACCTATCTTAATACAGTTTATCAAGGTGAAGAGGAAACGGACGAATCATTTTCACAAAAGCTTAAGCAGCTTTTTTTAGCAAAAAATGAGCACCGTCCCTGTGAAGAGGCTTTTAAGGCGCTATATGATGAGTTCTATAATCAATTTGAATATGATTTTGGTTTAACATTCGATGAGGATTTCTGTGAGGCATTATTTGATGAGGTTTCTTCTAATCAACTAGGGCAACTTATACGTGATGAATTCTCCTATGCTCAGCAGTTTAAACATCAATTAATAGAAAAAATAGGGAAGGAGTTACCCAATGCCTATAATACAGTGGTTTTATTATATGATGTGAAGTATGAAGGACAGATTCAACATATGCATTATGAAGCATTTCACTTGGATTTTATTGGTTCTATCAAAATGCGGGAAATTTAATATTACCATTAAAAGTTTTTCGTCAATTACGTATTTACTTTTATGAAATTAGATGTTATAATAATACACGTGCTATTTTAGGTGGCATATTTCCGTAATCTGGCATTCTGCTTTTTGTTTTTGTAGATACTTATTCACACTGGCGCATGCTTTGGGGCTGCAAGGACGCAAAAGATGGTAGGGTTTGCGTTGCTTAAGTTAGAAAGCTCACAGTGGAATTTTACCGCGGTAATGAAACGAATACTGTTTCAAGATAATATTCCCCAGATGATTGGGTTGAGACTTTTACAATTTACGAAAATGTTACCTATAAATACTAAAGGGGTGGTTTCGCACAAGCGAGGCTGCCCCTTGTCTAATTGTATAGCCTGTCGTGCTTTTTAACGACAGGCTATTTTTTTATACATACTATATTGGTATACATTACCGTTTACTCCATTCAGAAAATAAGTAATAATAAAAGTATGAATTTTAGTAAAAATCTAAATTCCGAATAAGAAATCTGAAAAATCAAAAATGTGAGGGATGTCTATGGAAAATATCAATACTCTTTCAACAAATGTAGCAGCTCAATTAATAAATTTAGCTGAATCACGGCAAGAAAATTTGCAGAAGCTCGTTTCACTTTATTGTCAAGAACGGCTACTATATCGCCTAGCTGGATCATCCTATGACGATCAATTTTATCTAGATGGAGATACATTATTATTTGCATTAACAGATGGGCTGGTAAAGCATTCAAACGTACTTACACTAACAGCTAGAAAAAGCATCCATCAGCATGACATTGTCAATCAGGCATTGAAGGAAATTTGTTTGATGACAGTTGAGGATGGGATTGAATGGTTTGCAGAAAAGATAGAGTCTATATTAACGGATAATAGTATTCACATAACAATACCAGTAGCATTGGCTCAGATGACCACATACATAGAAGTAAAAATTACCTTTAATGAAAGCGCGCGAGTGATGCCGAAAACAATTATTTTCCCAAGCTTGCTAGATTGTAAGGCTGCGGTACTTTATACATATCCAACGGAGTTTGTGCTTGCACAAAAATTTATAGAAATATATCAATATCCAGCGTTAGAGAAGACTGCAAAGGCCATAGAAGATGTTCTTTCACTGATCCAAACGCAAAACATTGAAGGGCGTGCTTTACAGGAGTATATTGAGGAATTATTTGATCGTCATCACTTTACCATCGAATTAAATCCTACGCTTGAAATATCAGGCGTTCTGAAACACTTTTTTAATCCTGTATATGAAGTCATTTTAGATGAGGATGAATTTTTTAAAGAGTGGCAGTTTGACAATCAGGCTTGGCAATAACGATAGACAACCCCGTGAACCTCATATTGTTCACGGGGTTTTACATATTTTTGTCTCTTTTTTTATTTAAATGATCTGTTGCACGAATAAATGAAGTTGAATCGTATTATGACATGAAGGAGGTTAAGTGAAAAATATGATAACGTTTGCTGGCTTGTGTGTTCAAGAAATTGTTCAAACCTATAGTGACATGCTTATACGAATTGCTGTGCAACAGACAAAAAGTATGTCTGAGGCGGAGGATATTGTACAAGAGGTTTATATGACACTGATGAAACAGAAAAAGCCTTTCGCTAATGAATCGCATTTAAAGGCTTGGCTTATAAAAGTGACATTCAATAAATGCAAGGATTATTTTAAATCTTCTCGTGTGAAGAAAACGGTTCCAATTACCGAAGACATGTCCTTTATCGCAAAAGAGGAGCAAATCGTTCTTGCTGAAATTTTTGAGCTTCATCCTAAAGAGAGAGCCATTGTTTATTTACATTATTATGAAGGCTACACAACTGCAGAAATTGCCAATTTATTAGAGATAAATGTCAACACAGTAGGCTCCAAGCTACGAAGGGCACGAATGAAGCTGAAAACGATATTAGAAGAGGGGAGTAAAGTATGATGAATGCTTATAAGAATGTGATGAAGCAGATTCATGCTTCGGAGGAATTTAAGGATAAGATGCAGAAAGAGATGTTGGCATATGAAAAGAAAGAAAAGAGGGCCTTTATGAAAAAAGTAAGAATAAGTGTGGCAAGTTTAGTTGCCTGTGCAGTGATTGCAGTAGTTGCTATGGTTCATACAAACAATGATACAACAATTGATTTAACGGAAAGAATTGTAGCGGATCATTCTGCACCTGCAGCAAAAGCATTAGTAAATATCGAAGGAATCATTACAGCAGTTGGAGAGGATGGGCTGAGCTTTACACTAGATAATGGAATGGAAGTCGTCGTGACAGATGAAACTAGAATTGGAATCGATGGTCCAACAGCACCACCTAAGGAAGAACAATTATTTGAGCCTACCTTTAGAGTAGGTAATTTAATAAGTGGCTTTACAGAAAATACTTCCTCACAACCAGTTCAGGCAGCTGTCATTTATACAAATTGGAATTTTGAACAACCGATACGATGAAGAATCCCTTTAGAGGGATTCTTTTTATTATGTATAGGGATAGGCTATACCATGAGTACCTTACCAATAAATCCTTTATATACTAAAAATATGAATTAATATAAAGAAAATATTATGTTTATACAAAAAAAGTATTGTCTAATGAGAATGATGTCTTTATAATTTACCTAATAGTCTTATATTTCCGAATTGCGAAAAATAATACGCATTATGGAAAAATAGAATAGGGGGATGGGCTATGAAAAGAAAGTTAATGGTGGTACTCACAATTGCGGCAGCCTTCACACTCGTTTTAGCGGGCTGTGGTGCAAAAGAAAATTCATCGTCAGGAGATGGAGAAGGTAAAAAAGTGTATAAGGTAGGAACAGAAGCTACATTTGCTCCTATTGTCTCACTCGACGATAAAGGAAATATTGTAGGAATTGATGTGGATGTTCTACAAGCTATCGCGGATGAAATGGATTTTGACGTGAAGTGGGAAAGTATTGGTTGGGAGCCAGTATTCCAAACAATTAAAAATGGTGAGACGGATATCGGTGGTGCAGGAATTACCATTACGGA is a genomic window containing:
- a CDS encoding immunity 22 family protein, producing MNYENEGYVSIWAGNFTNEEQLATYLNTVYQGEEETDESFSQKLKQLFLAKNEHRPCEEAFKALYDEFYNQFEYDFGLTFDEDFCEALFDEVSSNQLGQLIRDEFSYAQQFKHQLIEKIGKELPNAYNTVVLLYDVKYEGQIQHMHYEAFHLDFIGSIKMREI
- a CDS encoding nucleotidyl transferase AbiEii/AbiGii toxin family protein, producing the protein MENINTLSTNVAAQLINLAESRQENLQKLVSLYCQERLLYRLAGSSYDDQFYLDGDTLLFALTDGLVKHSNVLTLTARKSIHQHDIVNQALKEICLMTVEDGIEWFAEKIESILTDNSIHITIPVALAQMTTYIEVKITFNESARVMPKTIIFPSLLDCKAAVLYTYPTEFVLAQKFIEIYQYPALEKTAKAIEDVLSLIQTQNIEGRALQEYIEELFDRHHFTIELNPTLEISGVLKHFFNPVYEVILDEDEFFKEWQFDNQAWQ
- a CDS encoding class I SAM-dependent methyltransferase, encoding MRELKTIVTTAGRPDEVSMALAAFACQELGATFEPRKKRSIHKMSQALQAHVMVAGKNRYDYYAYGAQEPFFFHPNSAAFRLKRVARGETEPFLEAAQLQQGDSVLDCTLGLAADAMLAAYTVGEAGRVVGLEANPNVAFIVRQGMQAYDTAELPLTACMRQIEVIQSEAIHYLKTLPDNAFDVVYMDPMFEEVIEEANNFQALRQAGEHVTLTDEWVHEAKRVAKKRVVLKAHFRSEWFAIYGFQQYERITAKFHYGVLNV
- a CDS encoding BrxA/BrxB family bacilliredoxin, with the protein product MNAYDEYMKQVVKPMREELVESGFTELTTADAVNEFMAETKGTSLVVINSVCGCAAGLARPAAREAIAAVKPDNLVTVFAGQDPEATAAMRAYFEDVPPSSPSMAILKDGQLAYFIPREQIEGFPVEQIVSHLTGVLEQTCEN
- a CDS encoding RNA polymerase sigma factor, translating into MITFAGLCVQEIVQTYSDMLIRIAVQQTKSMSEAEDIVQEVYMTLMKQKKPFANESHLKAWLIKVTFNKCKDYFKSSRVKKTVPITEDMSFIAKEEQIVLAEIFELHPKERAIVYLHYYEGYTTAEIANLLEINVNTVGSKLRRARMKLKTILEEGSKV